The DNA segment GATTTCTTAAAATACCAtaaataagggtattccgaAGCTATAAACCAATAAGCAATTAGatctctcttcttcttctttggctcaacaaccgatgtcggtcaaggcctccctgtacccacttgtgggcttggctttcagtgactaattgattccccccatagcaggatagtcagtcctacgtatggcggcacggtctatttggggattgaacccatgacgggcatgttgttaagtcgtacgagttgacgactgtactacgagaccggccaagCAATTAGATAAAGTATTGAAAttagcgagaaatgaaacaccggccaaaatagtagccattcgttatgTTATTACTCGCTCAACCCagatgaggcgcttcacgacatccaatatcttgtcacgacttggacaattttaagcaataaaaagatgaggcattgATATAAcatcgttcaggaatagatgagaaattctatgaGATTACAATTATCAATTGTTGAATGGAAAATGGCTTAAACTATTAACTAGTCCCTGAAaaaatactggggtcgtggacttttcgcggagtaatttcctaaaaggaagttctagactgttgttctgtaagctggagcaacgtcagctgttaCTGCGCAATATTTCATTAATGCTTTACATGatgcattctacgatatattacaaGCGCCGCTTACAATTTCTAGATTAAATTCAATTCTAattcatggctgaatgaaCCGTCGTTGCAATTGGCCAAGAAATGGTTTACGTACGTACCAGGATGTGGAAAGCAATAGGATAGGTAAAAGTACTATAAacctcttcaatttccaacgtttttTATAGGTGTCTACAGTAGCGGATTgagggtatcgggggccctaggcggtaagACGTGTTGAGTCCCCCTATAAATGGTAAATAGTGTTtgagggggagagggggttCTGGCACTGAACTTGCTGtagggagattgaacagtaaacttgaaatgctGTCGGGGCGGGCCTACGATAATCAGTCACAGACTCTAAAATTTTTACTgacggggggagggagggggtgcAAATTACTCGCCAGCCTCGGGAccccaacgtccatccttccgggggccctaagtcggcggggccccaggcgaccgcctagtccacctaccgttagatccgctaCTGGGTGTttatcttacccttcatggtgtccatctttcccataacAGGTTTTCCTGAACATTTAAAAactttatgaaaaaaatcatgtttttcattcatgaaaaaaaacgcaaaaatcaatggaaacttaaaagtttcaactcattttctgataaaacatgagtgtaagataatttatgcacattttcatggtcgtttcACTTATgtatccctagatttttaccatttcccttaacgtgccCGTCTTTGactaccttcccctacattGTTCGCTTATTCCCTGTTAGACGATCTGCATGATCGCTACCGGCTCTCTTTGATTCTTATCTATACCTAATACagttgtttaatttaatttaaagagAAGCTAGAAAGTTCTGCTACGCCCGGATGAATAATTATACTTACTATTTTGTAGCCGAACAGCACATCATAAGAAATGTCATACAATAAAATTGAATAATCACTAGTTTCGATATATTTATTCTTATCGAtgttgcttttccttttcttcgctGTTACTCGTTTGTCGAGCTTCTTCAAACTTGAAATCGATTGGTTTGTCGTAACCCATTATTTTGATGTAATGTGTAGGATCGGGAAACAGCTGCGGATCGACAAAGAAGGCTTTATTTTTCACCAAAAATGTCGTAAACAAACCACCAACTTCCGGCACGGAAACATCCTCAATTTTAAAAGCCGTCTAAAACGATCAAACAAATATGTATCACAAGCACATGGAATGATTTGCTCTGCAGCATATCTTACCTTTTCCCGCTGAAGGAAAAACGTTATCGTTGTGGCCGTATACTGCTGCTTGGAAGGATCGTAGTGCAGATCGGTAATGTATCGTTTTGTGACCAAGTGCAGCAGTATCGGTGTGACGAAGGTGAAGAATCCGGCAAACCCGCAAACGGCCACTATCATCGGCATACCGCCTACCTTGCTGGCTTGTTCGAGCAAAATCGGTTGCGCAACGATGCCGCCTATGCTGGTGGCCAACGAGAACACCTTTACCGCCCGTATTTGTGGCGTGAGACTCCCGTAGTACACTCGGTCGCCCAGATTGTCGTCCTTGGTGTGTTTGGCAGACTCTTGAGCACTGGTGGGTGGCGCTGTTTTCGAACATAGCATCCGCATGGATGTTGCTGAATTTTGCCGCTGTTGCAGCAGGCACGAGTTTTGCCTCAATATTACGCCTAATGGTGCTCGGAACGCTGAGGAACTAGGCATTGCGCGCACAATTCGTGGCAGCGTTAACCGGAGCGAATGCATGCTTCAGTTGTTTTCTGATAAACTAATTTCAGCAATGGAACTACACTCTTCTACCGGCGACCTGCTGCAAACAACGAAACGCAAATAGCCGAAATTGTATAATCTTTGTTATTTGTCAATGTGACAGCTGATCGGcggatttgttttgcttcgcttCTGCAAATGTTTTTGGAATGACTCAATCAGTCGCGTCTTGGATTTTTGTCATCCAGAAAgcggtttttattcaaatcgaaatacctttatttttttaattctcatagaaaaaatctgaaaaatgtatgttaaACTTGTAATATACAGTTCTCAAAGCTGTTGGGGGCATTTTGCTGTGAAAATTGTGTAAACTATGAAGCAATACTTTCAAAAGCCTTCCGTTTGTTAGGATTCATTTTGCGTGttgcgaaagacttcaaagatccattcagtataaaagctctgtattgtgcaattgtccgtcctaccttagaattcgctagtattatttggactccgacacagcaatatttaatagataggctagaatcggttcaacgtaagctcactcgttcattgttttaccgTCTCCCGTGGTCTCGTAATTCTGTTTATCCCTCTTACCGTACAAGGTGCCTGTTATTTGGACTAGAACCACTGCAACATAGAAGAAAGACGGCACAGTGcttatttatacacaaacttgttaccggatctttagacgccccgtcaattctgagtaaattgaactttcaggCCCCCAGTAGAATCTTAAGAACCAGGTCATTATTTAACATAGAATTCAGATCGACTAATTTTGGAACTAacgatcctttattaaaaatgataagtgcctataactcgctaggaaacaatgtcgacttgaactcaaacttaaacaatttacggacctttttacatagcttaatatgacgcttccacagtttatgttgtttttttatttttatttggttgattgacagttaaacttgttatgttttttgatgcgtttttgttagcactgttctttagcattaactatagaaataagtatgttatgtaagcttatgccagctggataactttcggaataaataataataataataataataataaagtaaatgtgtaaatgtattttttttttttttggctcaacaaccgttgtcggtcaaggactgcctgtaccacttatgggcttggctttcaatgacttttttAATTACCCcaccatagcagaatagtcagtcctacgtatggcggcacggtctatttggggcttgaacccatgacgggcatgttgttaagtcgtacgagttgacgactgtatcatgAGACCGGCTAAAtgtattttaccttttttaatttttcaaaaaaatccgATCAACTTGGAAAAgctataacaaaaaaacgattttaAGTTGAACCAATCAATGCACAATTACGGAAACtgcattattttattcaatgtTCATCAGGATATTGCATtaatacaggtgtcccccgagatacgactgtatttgggaccgaaaaaatgtcccaaagcaaggcgtaagtcgaaaaagtcgtatgtcgaatatctatgaacataaaatttataaccgaagttgaagagttggattttatgatatcgtgtattttatttaaaataatgttcgataatgtaataattatattttaaaaaccgtacacaatatagatattcaagatagggtagttgtggaatctttggaaatgtatgtataacggttatcagcccagaaattcaaaaaaaaaatacatcaatttcttgtcaatgacaacttttaactgtcaaaatcaaaatcgtcgtatctgcgaatcgtcgtaactcgagggggtcgtaactcgggggacgcttgtacaggcggtccccgagatacacggttaatggggaccgaaaacggtcacaaaataccgcgtatctcgaatttccgcgtaagtcgaatctcgtggtttccagctaaaatatcagtaatgttcgtgtaattttgcaagtagggggaggttatagttactttatgaattagttgatatgattcttactgaatataacagttttaaaccatttgaaatagtttttaacattcgatcaaaacggaaattatttggcaatttaaaattgatgtgtcaaatcagtacaatttgctcaaagaattgtcaaattttgaataccgcgtatctccgaatccgcgtataagaggtaccgtgtatctcggggaccgcctgtattgaAAAACGTAGTCATACGTTATAAGCCCTCAAATCGCTAACTACCCGGGTAGCTCGGTTGCCAGTAGCTCGGTATGGGTAtagcaaaaaattaaaaaaaaaaaacaagtttattttactcaaaaaaaaatcaaagaaaaaaaatcagagaACGATGGCTGtgttacacacacattccaaatttcaagtcaATTGGATTCCTAGAATCAGAGAAATAAGCAATCAAAATCGTTTTGGCTACCCTTGTTGCCTGAAACagggtaaaaaaaaatatttaatttgtgttttttattttatttacgtaAGCGTTCTGGCAGTTTTGGTTTTGGCGTGTAAAGAAAGGTACCATATGTCCAGTCAATGgattaattgaaattaaattaaacttcaataatcaatcaataaaatcTGCATAGAATACTTTTGAGCCACCCTGTAATACTGACCGGATGGTTCTTCGTTGTCGGAACGGATCGTTCCGGAGCTTTCATTGCTCCACCAGCTGTACATCTCCAGCTTTCAgttctctataaaaataagtcAACAGTCCGGTTATTTACTTGCAATTGTTTTACGCCAGACGAACGTCTCGGTAGCGTCCAatcgtgttttgtgtgcgctGTACTGTGCCTTCTAGTGATATTTTAATCACTGTTTTAGCAAATCGTTGACTCCAGTGTGCCAGTGAAACGGAAAACAAATCCCATCAGCAATGTCGCGCAATCCGGCCGAAAACCAGCTGAACGCATACAAGGATGCCCAGAAGGTACGCAAACAGTGTCGACCAATTCGACCGTGTATGGGTTAACCTATCGTCGTACCGCGTACCATGACCGTACGAACTTTGGAACATGTCCAATAGTGCTGCTTAGCAGCAAGTAAATCGTCCACAAAAGTCCAATTTCCCGTTCGATAGGTTTGGTTGAGTATTTCATTTCGCTTCCACTTACCCATATGCGCGGCCTTTTCCAAAACAGCGTGTTGCTGAAATTCGACCGTAAGGGTGATCTTTATTCATTCGGTGCTGATTTTCGATGGCAGAAAGTAATAGAATGCAAAACCGCACGGCCTCTGGCCAGCATCGCCATACGAAAGAGCCTCAAACCAGCACCACCGGGTGATCAAGAGCGCAGTGACTTCGAGTAAAGTGTGGTACGAATCAAACTGCGCAGCGAAGCCGATAGTAGTAGTATGCTGGAATTAAAAACTGATCCGATCgggggaaataaaaaaaatatatcgcTCTTGCGCGTTGTGtgaattcatgaatcttacgTGGTCTGATGGCATTGAACGTTTACCTTGACCATctggtaaatattttttgctggtgtaaaagaagggaaaaggcTTCAACCTGTCACGAAGTAGTCACGGCATTGAAAATAAACTCAAGAAAAGGAAGTAAACTTAGTTTGTAAACTCATATTTACCAGGTTTTCGAACGTtgtttcatataaaaaagtaCTGTTAGGTTTTCATTTTTGCGAGACTTTCAAAACCATTTGCTGTAGTTGCATCATTCAtagcagattttttttttgtttgaccAGAACATATGTAAATAGATCCATCACAAGTGGTTGTTGCATCTGCACATGATAACGccattttcaaatatttacaaaGCTACTCGCTGCAATGGACGTTATAGTACTAACGGCCAAAGTCCCCCCACCCGgcaaagcgcacacacacaggtctTCTGCTAGAACTGTCGATAGCATGATTTGCAAAATTAGCAAACCCAAGTCTGTGAATCACTTAGCGGGCGGGCTGTCTCTTTTCCCCCCCTAATCCCTTCCTATTACCACGCTAGAATAGTGTAGAAATAAGTTCCGGTTCGACGATATCTTTACCAAAGGATCGTTTACAACATGCAAAAACATAATCAATAGAAAAGCCGATACGATGCAACGATGCCGCCGTCTGTTGCAATTGCGCGGtaataattttcaaacacCCCCGTTACACTTCGATTGAGCAGATCGCTGGCGATATTCAATTAATCCTTTGGGTTTgtacaaaggaaaaaaatatcaaaagcTGATTTAGTTAGATGATTCGATTATTTGGTTAAACTTCAAGAGGGTAAAGCAGTTCCTTACCATTGATCGAAACGGAACCACAGTCAGAGGGGCGGAACAAATAAACTACAGGGTTGTGAAATTGCAAGGTTGTAGTTCTAAATAGTTATTCGATCGTATAATTAGTTCGGTACCAGTGGCTCATCATTTTtgtgtaattaattaaaaaagagGGTTTTCCCATCTGCACCTACAGCCGATGCACTTCGTGCGCGGcgaaaaataatttgtttgatGCATTAACGCAGCTGATTAATTATTGTTCAGTTTTAATAAATCATTCGAAGCTTAGCGTTTTCCACCGCATCACATTGGGAAAAAGGTGCGAAGAGAACATTTTATTCTCGACTACTGGGGGATCTGTGGATACAGCGAGCCCCCGCGATGATAATAACCTTCATTCGTGCAAACACCTCTCATTACATCAAATACATTACATGTCCGCTGGCAAGCACCCTTGGCCGGAAAGATTGTTTCTCACCGGCAGCATTCCAGCCACTGCAAGACAATTGTAATCAATTAGCAACGCAGGTCACAGTTTTCTAAACTGCAAATGTGTCTTGCTACTACCTACTGAGAAATTGCAGCTCTCGAGTCTGCTGTAGTTGTTCCTTTTGTAACCCTGTTACTTTTATTCTTTGTGTAAAAACATTGAACTACATCTTCTCATAATACCCGTTTCGTGTGAccatgatgctgatgatgaatTTGTCTCCAATCGAATGACGATGAGTGATGTGACAGCTATTATATCGCCATAAAAACACGCACCGCCTGCAAACGACCGAACCGAAAGATAATTATTTATGCACAGCACTGCTGATGGTTGAACGGCGATTAAACGGGAGTGTTATTTTTATGCTGTTCATGAAGTCATTGCGATCGGGTGATCTGGTTGAAGTATAATTACGCTCCACCGGCTATCGCGATCGAGCGCAATCGC comes from the Anopheles coluzzii chromosome 2, AcolN3, whole genome shotgun sequence genome and includes:
- the LOC120951925 gene encoding transmembrane protein 70 homolog, mitochondrial — protein: MHSLRLTLPRIVRAMPSSSAFRAPLGVILRQNSCLLQQRQNSATSMRMLCSKTAPPTSAQESAKHTKDDNLGDRVYYGSLTPQIRAVKVFSLATSIGGIVAQPILLEQASKVGGMPMIVAVCGFAGFFTFVTPILLHLVTKRYITDLHYDPSKQQYTATTITFFLQREKTAFKIEDVSVPEVGGLFTTFLVKNKAFFVDPQLFPDPTHYIKIMGYDKPIDFKFEEARQTSNSEEKEKQHR